A genome region from Sander vitreus isolate 19-12246 chromosome 21, sanVit1, whole genome shotgun sequence includes the following:
- the nrbf2b gene encoding nuclear receptor-binding factor 2b isoform X2: MAATINSEAHQQCRKADRLLVAGKYEEAISCHGKAADLLTNAMKTTECKQACLSMELQRDSHIKQQRLIQERWKREARREATKARPGQVQPSGSPALLTQAQSTGQLQPHGSPGLSAEEGEGIREREYDTLLYQLQTRQTGGSQPLTPPCPGSKTTKDDKTRLEEQQTTIDDLRRLVNQLVNENQRLAGENKQLQSENARLRSEACEAADFVERSELWVLPQAGGAMGTGGGQERKSTGKGKEIAIPQLPPLEMPAQEDLCLDDLPPLELPEDIQNELQELLDRDKL; this comes from the exons GCTCATCAGCAGTGCAGGAAGGCAGACCGTTTGCTGGTGGCTGGAAAGTATGAAGAGGCCATCTCCTGTCATGGAAAAGCAGCAG atcTTTTGACAAATGCAATGAAGACAACAGAGTGTAAGCAG GCCTGTCTGTCCATGGAGCTGCAAAGGGACAGTCATATCAAACAGCAGCGACTGATCCAAGAGCGCTGGAAAAGAGAGGCTCGTCGTGAGGCAACAAAGGCCCGACCTGGCCAGGTGCAGCCCTCCGGCAGCCCAGCCCTCCTGACTCAAGCCCAGTCCACAGGCCAGCTCCAGCCCCACGGTTCCCCAGGCCTCTCGGCTGAAGAGGGTGAAGGAATCAGGGAGAGGGAGTACGACACCTTGCTCTACCAGCTTCAGACTCGGCAGACTGGCGGCAGCCAGCCTTTGACTCCACCATGTCCTGGATCTAAGACCACCAAAGACGACAAAACTCGCCTGGAAGAACAACAGACCACAATCGATGACCTGCGGCGCCTGGTCAACCAACTAGTGAATGAAAACCAGCGGCTGGCAGGCGAGAACAAGCAGCTACAATCGGAAAACGCCCGGCTGCGCTCCGAGGCTTGCGAGGCGGCAGACTTTGTTGAGCGCTCGGAGCTCTGGGTGCTCCCTCAAGCAGGTGGTGCTATGGGAACAGGGGGTGGGCAGGAGAGGAAAAGCAcagggaaaggaaaggagattGCTATCCCTCAGCTGCCACCGCTGGAGATGCCAGCTCAGGAAGATCTGTGTCTTGATGATCTGCCTCCTCTGGAGCTGCCAGAGGACATCCAGAATGAACTACAGGAGCTACTGGACAGGGACAAACTGTGA
- the nrbf2b gene encoding nuclear receptor-binding factor 2b isoform X1, translated as MEVVDSPLNLAHQQCRKADRLLVAGKYEEAISCHGKAADLLTNAMKTTECKQACLSMELQRDSHIKQQRLIQERWKREARREATKARPGQVQPSGSPALLTQAQSTGQLQPHGSPGLSAEEGEGIREREYDTLLYQLQTRQTGGSQPLTPPCPGSKTTKDDKTRLEEQQTTIDDLRRLVNQLVNENQRLAGENKQLQSENARLRSEACEAADFVERSELWVLPQAGGAMGTGGGQERKSTGKGKEIAIPQLPPLEMPAQEDLCLDDLPPLELPEDIQNELQELLDRDKL; from the exons GCTCATCAGCAGTGCAGGAAGGCAGACCGTTTGCTGGTGGCTGGAAAGTATGAAGAGGCCATCTCCTGTCATGGAAAAGCAGCAG atcTTTTGACAAATGCAATGAAGACAACAGAGTGTAAGCAG GCCTGTCTGTCCATGGAGCTGCAAAGGGACAGTCATATCAAACAGCAGCGACTGATCCAAGAGCGCTGGAAAAGAGAGGCTCGTCGTGAGGCAACAAAGGCCCGACCTGGCCAGGTGCAGCCCTCCGGCAGCCCAGCCCTCCTGACTCAAGCCCAGTCCACAGGCCAGCTCCAGCCCCACGGTTCCCCAGGCCTCTCGGCTGAAGAGGGTGAAGGAATCAGGGAGAGGGAGTACGACACCTTGCTCTACCAGCTTCAGACTCGGCAGACTGGCGGCAGCCAGCCTTTGACTCCACCATGTCCTGGATCTAAGACCACCAAAGACGACAAAACTCGCCTGGAAGAACAACAGACCACAATCGATGACCTGCGGCGCCTGGTCAACCAACTAGTGAATGAAAACCAGCGGCTGGCAGGCGAGAACAAGCAGCTACAATCGGAAAACGCCCGGCTGCGCTCCGAGGCTTGCGAGGCGGCAGACTTTGTTGAGCGCTCGGAGCTCTGGGTGCTCCCTCAAGCAGGTGGTGCTATGGGAACAGGGGGTGGGCAGGAGAGGAAAAGCAcagggaaaggaaaggagattGCTATCCCTCAGCTGCCACCGCTGGAGATGCCAGCTCAGGAAGATCTGTGTCTTGATGATCTGCCTCCTCTGGAGCTGCCAGAGGACATCCAGAATGAACTACAGGAGCTACTGGACAGGGACAAACTGTGA